From the Paenibacillus sp. R14(2021) genome, the window GCGATTTGGGCACCACCTGACCGTTACGGTCCAGCGTGTAGTGCACACCCTCGATACCGAAATTAAACAAGTTGCGCACCTCGGGATCCGTGTTCAGCAGATTAAGAAACTTGACGCTCTCAAGGGGATGCTTCGTATCCGCACTGACGGCCATGACCCCTCCCCGCATGGATTCCGTAGTAATCAGAGCGGGTGTTACCGGGTAAGCCACAAGCTTATAGCCGCGGTCCTTGCTCCAGCTATTCTCCGACAGCGGGCCGCCCCCTGCGGCTTTCCAGAATACCTGCGCGCCCCGCTTCAGCCCTTGGCTTTCCCGCATGGCTGCGTCCTCATTAATATAGCCCTTCACGTAGTAGCGCCGAAGAATGTCCAGCACTTTCCGGGCTTCTTCCGTTTCGAATATATTCACAACAGGGGAGCTGGGATCCAGCACACGCACCATGAGCGGCAGCGTTTTCTCCGATACGTATTCATAGCCGTCCAAGGCGAAGAAGTTCTGAGAGTCCTTATCCAGCTCCATCGGCTGATAAGCCGGCTCCTTCTCCTTGATCATCCGGAACAGCGGTTCAAGGGAAGCCAGCGTCGTATACTTCGAGATATCAATATGGTACTTCTTGACGAGCATATCCGGGTACATCCACTGGTCGCGCACGGCCACTTCCTTATTCGTTGGCACGCCGTAGATGCCGCCGTCGTCCATCCGCACGCCCTGCCAGAAGATAGGCTCGATTGCGTCATACATGCCCTTCCCCACATTGGACAAATAATCGTTCAGCCTCAGCCATGCGCCGCGCTGCGCAAGGGTGGTGTACTCCGTGGCAAAGGCGATGTCAAACGGAGTGCCTGCCGATACGAGGGTGTTCAGCCGGTCTTCATACTCCTGCCAACCCACTTTGATGTAGGTGATGGTAACACCGATTTTCTTAACCAGGATCTCGTTGATCCGGTCGTTGACCATCTTAAGATCCTTGTCGGGATCCCCGATCGTGTAGTAGATCAAATTCACCGTATTGCCGGGTAGTGCGGCATTCTCGTCATTACCGGATGCAGAGAAGCATCCAGCAACAGGCAGCGTCAGCAAGAGGACGAGCGCGAAGGATGCAGCGAGGCGCCATAGATTCCGTTGTTGTCGCATGGCGGCGCTATTCCTTTCTCCGCAAATCCGAGGGCGATTTATCGAAATACGCATGGAAATGCGAATAAAAATAGTTCAGGTTCGGATAGCCGACGGAAAGCGCGATGCTGATAATCTTCTCGTCCGTAGATTGAATGCGTTCCCTCGCGCGCAGCATCCGGTAGGCCATCACGTATTCCGAAAACTTCTTCTGCGTCTCCTTGAGGAACAGCTGCCCGAGGTAGGTTCCGTTCATACGGAATCGTTCCGCAACTGATTTCAAATTCAAATTCTGGGCATATTCGGCCTTAACGATCAACAGAATGCGGTTGGTCAGCTTGGATAAGCTGTCGTAGCGCACGCCGAGCACAGGGTCGATGTCCAGATCGTCGCGATTCGCGCCTTCCACCGTGCCGTGCAGATCTTCGACGATAATCTTCTCCACCAATTGCTGCAGCTTCGAACGATCGACCGGCTTGAGCAGATAGTCCTTGGCCCCGCAGCGAATGGCCTCCAGCGCATACAGAAATTCGCCATAGCCGCTCATCATAATGTATTTCACGGGAAGACGCAGCTCATTGAGCTGGTGAATCGCATCATAACCCCGCTTCTTGCCGATACAGACATCGAAGATCGCAAGGTCCGGCAGCAGCTCGACCGCCTTTGAAATCGCACCTTCATACGTTTCGCTTGTCTCTATGCGGCCAAAGCCGTATTTCTCCCAATCCAGCGTTCGCTTCACGCCCTCCAAAATCTGCGGCTCGTCATCTACGATCAATAGCTTGTACATCGTTAGCAGCCTCCTTGGATAGGATCACGGATATTTTAACGCCGGCTTCCTCGTTGTTGTCGATCTTCATGGAGAAACCGCCGCCATAGAAAAAGTGCAGCCGGGTATAAACGTTACGCAGGCCAATGCTGCCTGACGAGTCATCATCGCCTCTAGCGAGCTTATTCCTGATTTCGGATAAGCGCTCTTCGGAGATCTTGTTGCCATTGTCCGCGATTTCCAGCACGAAGCGCCCTTCTTCCTCCCAGCCGTTCACGATCAGCAGGTTGTACTCGCTCTCCGGGTTGAAGCCATGCACGAAGAAGTTTTCCGCGAGCGGCTGCAGCCAGAATTTCACGGTGGGCAGGGCTAGTAACGCCGTTTCCACATTAAACTGATAGCAGAATCGTTCCGGATACTTAAACTCCATGATTTTCAAATATTTGAGAAGCAGGTCCAGCTCGCTCCCGAGCGGAATAATATTCTCGTTCTTCACGATATCGCGGTACAATGCGCCTAAGGTGGCGATGGCGTCGGATGTATAATCGGCACTGTTCACCAGCGCCGAGGAACGGATTACTTCAAGCGTATTATATAGAAAATGAGGGTTTATTTGGTGTTGGAGCGCTTTCATCTCCGTATCCTGCTGCTTGAGCTTGAGCAAATAATTCGTGCGGATATGTCGATCGAGCTGGTGGATCATATCGTCCAATTCCCTCGCGATCATGCCGTATTCGTTCCTCCGGTAACGAGACGGGTGAACCAGTGTAAAATCCGCCGTTTTCACGCGTCCAATGGAGATAATAATCCGCCGCAGGAAGTTCGCATCCTCACGCAGATTGTAAACGATGAGCAGCAGCACGCTGATCATGGCAGCCAGTACAATGAGAAACACGATGAGCAGCACGTTCGCTTTTTGCCCGATCAACGGGGCCAAATCCACGATGCTGACGAACCGATAATCGAACTCGGTGGAGCTGAATATCACAAAATAAGCACGATCCACAACTCCCGTGGATAGAAAGCCGTGGGTGCGTCCATCGGCCACCGCCCGGCGAACCAGCTCCTCCGTAGCGCCGCCGCGGCCGGCAATGAGGTACACATCTCCGGATGGGCTGACTGCCGCAGCTTCATCCAAATGGTAATTTTGCACCGTCTTAAAAATCCGGTCGCTGCTGACTAGAAATCGGAATTCACCCAGCTGGCGAGAGATTTGGTTCGGATCCGAAAACTTCTTGCGGTAGACAAAT encodes:
- a CDS encoding ABC transporter substrate-binding protein produces the protein MRQQRNLWRLAASFALVLLLTLPVAGCFSASGNDENAALPGNTVNLIYYTIGDPDKDLKMVNDRINEILVKKIGVTITYIKVGWQEYEDRLNTLVSAGTPFDIAFATEYTTLAQRGAWLRLNDYLSNVGKGMYDAIEPIFWQGVRMDDGGIYGVPTNKEVAVRDQWMYPDMLVKKYHIDISKYTTLASLEPLFRMIKEKEPAYQPMELDKDSQNFFALDGYEYVSEKTLPLMVRVLDPSSPVVNIFETEEARKVLDILRRYYVKGYINEDAAMRESQGLKRGAQVFWKAAGGGPLSENSWSKDRGYKLVAYPVTPALITTESMRGGVMAVSADTKHPLESVKFLNLLNTDPEVRNLFNFGIEGVHYTLDRNGQVVPKSPTDNNGKPIPGAQPSYGGVQYTQGNWFILKTMGGKFPDPLDKWDQFRASNREAVNSSTLGFTPDLSRMPIQMQNIQMVWEKYFPSLMTGSVNVDSVLPKFNQELRQAGIDEVRSEVQRQLNAWRAAHS
- a CDS encoding response regulator, with translation MYKLLIVDDEPQILEGVKRTLDWEKYGFGRIETSETYEGAISKAVELLPDLAIFDVCIGKKRGYDAIHQLNELRLPVKYIMMSGYGEFLYALEAIRCGAKDYLLKPVDRSKLQQLVEKIIVEDLHGTVEGANRDDLDIDPVLGVRYDSLSKLTNRILLIVKAEYAQNLNLKSVAERFRMNGTYLGQLFLKETQKKFSEYVMAYRMLRARERIQSTDEKIISIALSVGYPNLNYFYSHFHAYFDKSPSDLRRKE
- a CDS encoding sensor histidine kinase, with amino-acid sequence MFTFMQIKIYRGKFIAYAVFVVFIGLALGALTCAVLLDQWVGNSRNEAAGAYARVENALQNDSDRIEAFMQRVYSNSGLVTDIRCFLGNNAEGYLTSRLQNSHYNRPLASFPDDIKSFLSNGGKGDITQISLHTEQEGNVVSFDSNGNTSFQFRLPNTDETFRETIEQGFVYRKKFSDPNQISRQLGEFRFLVSSDRIFKTVQNYHLDEAAAVSPSGDVYLIAGRGGATEELVRRAVADGRTHGFLSTGVVDRAYFVIFSSTEFDYRFVSIVDLAPLIGQKANVLLIVFLIVLAAMISVLLLIVYNLREDANFLRRIIISIGRVKTADFTLVHPSRYRRNEYGMIARELDDMIHQLDRHIRTNYLLKLKQQDTEMKALQHQINPHFLYNTLEVIRSSALVNSADYTSDAIATLGALYRDIVKNENIIPLGSELDLLLKYLKIMEFKYPERFCYQFNVETALLALPTVKFWLQPLAENFFVHGFNPESEYNLLIVNGWEEEGRFVLEIADNGNKISEERLSEIRNKLARGDDDSSGSIGLRNVYTRLHFFYGGGFSMKIDNNEEAGVKISVILSKEAANDVQAIDRR